In Labrus bergylta chromosome 6, fLabBer1.1, whole genome shotgun sequence, the following proteins share a genomic window:
- the si:dkey-51e6.1 gene encoding si:dkey-51e6.1 — protein sequence MLSILGRPLIGLRGSAGPFSKALVAMADALAKIPDVEIDPEGTFKYILVRVKVKDGDVHKDIVRGTKSAEYHNHIFEKVNPAMEALGMECKCLGGGKIEHNNQDKKLRVFGESTAFGKADHSVSVEKLKSTFSDYEITWSDDKK from the exons ATGTTGTCTATCCTCGGTAGACCTCTGATCGGTTTGAGAGGGTCTGCTGGCCCCTTCAGTAAAGCTTTAGTCGCAATGGCAGACGCCCTGGCTAAAATCCCCGATGTGGAGATCGATCCAGAAGGAACCTTTAAGTACATTCTGGTCAGAGTGAAAGTAAAAGATGGCGATGTGCATAAAGACATAGTCCGAGGCACAAAAAGTGCAGAGTATCACA ATCACATATTTGAGAAGGTCAACCCAGCTATGGAGGCCTTGGGGATGGAGTGTAAATGTCTTGGAGGAGGGAAGATAGAGCACAACAACCAAGATAAAAAACTAAGGGTGTTTGGGGAATCCACT gCGTTTGGTAAAGCAGACCACTCCGTGTCCGTGGAGAAGTTGAAGAGCACCTTCAGCGACTATGAGATCACCTGGTCTGATGACAAAAAATAG